In Setaria italica strain Yugu1 chromosome I, Setaria_italica_v2.0, whole genome shotgun sequence, the genomic window gaaaaagggcgcgggaacccactctgttgcttgccagagacaaaactgggcgatggcgtcggagaagacgagccacgcggcaggaaggctctgaggcggtcatgcaactcgagtgcggctggctcGGGGGATCTGGagaaagatctcgcgggtccaccggtggatagatcggacgggtgaggaagatcagcaggatccgacgggggactgagctcgccggggtcgggatagGAGCGAGGTGGGAAGGGGttggatctcaggggtcgggatcggcggaaaactgggcacttaggtgcggtcaagcaaaacaactgactaaggttaaggctgcgatcaagcctaactgggaaggattaggggtcggtcgttacattCGTCCACAAGGAGGTTTAAGATTAatctatcttctatttttttgttatttgaaaaaacttatgttcttaaatatttttatttatttatgtatgagtgtttttttatttattttgctatAGTGTCTAGGTAGTTGTCACACTTACATTACATAgacatttttttcaaaacggttggattatgaagagaggcggagatattgcatctctttttcagaAACACGCAGCAAAGAAGGCAGCAACAGCTGCTGCTGTTTCAAACACTGTCACATCTCCAGTTGAAAATTTTGCGGAAGAACAGAATCAAGAACAGGATGGAGTGGTAGTTGAAGAAATCACAGATCCTGTGCCCTCACCTCCGCAACCACCCGCATCACAGCCACCGGTTTATGACATCAATCGCCTTCCACGAGATCCAAGTGAAAGGCAGCCCATTGAAAGTTATCATGTTaatgatcaagatgcaattCGAAGAGCATATATTACTAAAGGTCCATTCAAACCTATTAATCATGATTTTCcatcaagaaaaattggagGTAGGGATTGCCAATTCAATTTTGTATGGATGTATAATCATGAGTGGCTTGAATATAGTATCAAGAAGGATTCTGCGTTTTGCTTTATATGCTACTTGTTCAAGAAGGGTACTGGGTCAAATACATTTATTGTTGGTGGATGGAATAATTGGAATATAGGAAACAAAGCACTTCTCAAACATAGTGGTTCTATGGCACACAATGCAGCTCAGGAGAGATACATTGGTTTTATGAATCCCAAGGTAGCAATTGATTATCGCATTGAGAAGTGGATTGATGAGGATCTTCGTCTTTATAAGAAAAGGTTGACATATTCACTTAGATGTATCAAGTTCCTTTTGCATCAAGGATTGGCATTTCATGGacatgatgaaaatgaagaGTCTAGCAACAGAGGAAATTTCATTGAACTTTTGAAGTTTCTTGCAGGAAATAGTGATGAAGTGAACAAGTATGTCTTGAATAATGCTCCAGGTAATTGCACCTTAACTAGCCCAAAGATACAAAAGCAAATTATTCATTGTTGTGCcatagaaactagaaagaaaataattgaagaacttgGTGATGAGCCCTATGCAATTTTAGCTGATGAGTTTAGTGACatatcacataaagaacaacTAGCTCTTTGTTTACGTTATGTTGATAAACTTGGAAGGCCTTGTGAACACTTTATTGGAGTTGTTCATGTAGATGATATTACCTCTTTGTCACTTAAGGAAGCTATTGAGGGTTTACTTGTTAGTCATGGATTGACTATGACTCAAATTAGAGGTCAAGGTTATGATGGGGCCAGCAATATGAAAGGAGATATCAAAGGGCTAAAAACATTGATCTTGCAAGAATCACCTTCTGCGTATTATATTCATTACTTTGCACATCAACTCCAACTAGTTCTTCTTGCTGTTGCCAAGAGAAATATTGATTGTAAGAGCTTTTTTGATCAAGTATCTATCTTGTTGAATATTATTGGAGTTTCTTGCAAGCGTCATGGTATGCTTCGAAATGCTATGCTTGAGAATATCAAGAAAGCACTTGAGTGTGGTGAGCTTGAATCGGGGAGTGGATTAAATCAAGAGATGAGTTTGCCTAGGCCTGGTGAAACTCGATGGGGCTCTCATTACaaaactatatgcaacatcattaCTATGTATTCCTCAATCCATGATGTGCTCATTGATCTTGGTGATGATATTTCACATAAGGATGATTGGACAAAGATACATTTTGTGCTTGGAGCATTTGAAACCTTTgagttcattttctttgtgcacttaatatttgttattcttggatacacaaatgagtTATCCGAGTGTTTGCAGAGAAGGGATCAAGATATTCTTAATGCAATCTCCCTTGTTAATGTGGCAAAGAATAAAATGCAATAGTTAAGGTCTGATGGTTGGGACCACTTCCTTGAGAGGGTCACCTCTTTTTGCATTAAACATGATGTTGAAGTTCCTGCtatggatggtgattatgtGCCGTATGGAAAATCAGCAAGGTATGCCCGAGCCCgaaaccaaacaaatgatgaCCATTTTAGAAGAGAAGGATATATTGGTGTCATTGATCAAATTAGTCAAGAGCTTGATAATCGGtttgatgagatcaatatggAGCTACTTTCGTGTATGTCAGCCTTCAGTCCTTCCAATTCATATGCTTCGTTTGATGCACAGAAGATACGTAGATTGGCTGAATTTTATTCTAAGGACTTCTCCAACAAtgatttgctaaaacttgaattgcaacttgataatTATATTAATGACATGCGACGAGATGATAGCCTCAAGGGTCTAGACAACATCGTTGATCTCTCAGTTAAGCTTGTTCAAACATGGAGGCATAAAGTATATGATATGGTTTACTTGCTTCTCAAATTGATATTACTTTTACCAGTGGCAACAGCGAGTGTTGAAAGAGTATTTTCTGCAATGGTTAAAGTGAAAACAAAATTAAGGAATAAGCTCGGTGATAGTGTTTTGGATGATTGTCTAGTCACATTCATTGAGcgggatattttcttccaagtgGATGAAGAAGATATAATCAAGACATTCATGTCATTCAAAAAACGGCGGGTAAACAAAGCAGACAAGTAATattgtaagtttcttttatgctatatttcgaactatttatattgtgatttgttattgtttctagcTTAATCTTTAAATTTATCAAATTGTAAATGGTTTTATTGAATTGCATAAAAAATTTTTCAGCATACCCTATGGTAAAATTCTAGGTCCGCCACTGGACATAACCTGTGCTGTTACCCTGATACCCTAATGATCATTAGTGTTTTTGACATGTCTTGGCCTTTGCTTCCGCACTATAGGAGACATTGATGTTGGGTGACACCTTATTTTTCAATCTGCGTTTGTGCAATTCGTGCTGATTTTTGGCAGAAATTGGCACTCCACGTACGTTGTACGTGGTATTGGTTTCGACGTGTGGCTTGGTCTGTTGCGGTTGCAACATTCCTCGGAGCATCTCCAATTCGAACTGCTGGTTCCTCTGAAATTTGGACCAGAGCTGACACAAACACAATGGCTCGGCTGTGACTTGCACAACTCTACACTTGCTCCTTGCACGAGAAGGAGCCCCACGGCCACCAGTTCGTCAGGCCACGAGTGTGCTTCCCTTGTCGATCTATAAATGCAGGCACGATACAGAGATCGCCACCCTGCGTGAACGTGATCCTCCCAACCCAAACCACAACCCGCCCGCCCCCAACCAAAACGAAACCACCACCCTCGAAGAAGAACTAGGACAGCAGCCGGCCGCCATGGCGAGGAAGGGGAGGGCTCGGCCTCGCACGAGGAAGGGGAGGCCTCGCACGTGGAGCAAGGTGCACAAGTGCGGCTCCCTCCTCGACCTCCAGGCCCTGCTGACCGCGCACGGGGCGAAGAAGCGCCGCGGCGTGAGAATCATCGAGCTCACCTCCATCCGCGACGCCACCGTCGTCGGCAATCTCCTGCGCCATCAGGAGGAGGTGAAGGAGTGGGACGTCATGGGGACGAGGCGCCTCCAAGCCCTCGCCGACGTCGACGACCTCATCGGCACCTCCGCTGCGCTCCTGGGCCAGGCCATCCGCCACATGGAGATGGAGGTCGGAGCAGCGGCCGCGATTCCCACCAACGGCCACGCCGAGCCCCTCGTCCCCGCCAACCGCCCCGCCATGGAGGACACGGCGGCATTGGAGCTGGCCGGACGCATGCTCAAGGCGGGAACGGGCCTATCCGGCGAGCCGATCGTCCCCTCCGCCACCCTGTTCAACCTCGCCGCCCGCGTGCTTGACGACGAGGGACCCTATGGCGACTTGGACCTCACCACAaccgtcgacggcgacgagggcaCCGGCGCGCACGTGACCACCACCGCCATCGGCTTCCGCGCGGAGGGCCTCGCCAGCGTCACAGGCCCCTCAATCCGCGAGCCCGCCGCCCGCGTCCTCGCCGACGACGACCACGCGACGCCCATCCAGGTTGCACAGCGCACGGTGCAGGCTGGAACGGGCCGCCGCGAGCAGCCCCACGCCCCCGCCCaggtcgtcgccggcgacagCCCCTTGCGCCACGACGTCGCTAACTTCTTCGATTCCCTCCTCCGGTCTGGAACCGCCCTCCGCCACCACAGGCTCCGCACCCCTTCCATCCAGCGGCCGGTGCAGGGTTTAGGCGCCCAGATCGAGGACTTGGGGATGGCGGTGCTCACATCGCGCCACCCACCAGCAATGCTGCTCCAATTTCTGTACACGGTGCAGGCTTCTCTGAACAAGCTGTGGGATTCAGGTGTTTCTCCCCGTCAGTTCAAGCGGCTCTGAGTTTCGGCTGAATCGAGGATTGAGTTCTCTGGGATTCAGGTATTTCTCCCCGCGCCAGTTCAAACGGATCTGATTTTGGGGTGATCGCGGATTGCGTGCTCTGGGGTTTAGGTGTTTCGCCACGCCAGTTCAAACGGCTCTGATTTTGGGGGGTGAATCGAAATTCTGTGCTCGTGAATTGCCCGCGGTGTTTGGGCTTTAATCATCTTGCTTGTGAATCGAAGTGCTTGAGATTTTTCGGCTTGCTCTTGTAGTTTTTTGAATCTCAAGTTGATTAGATTGATCTGTTGAACAATCTCGTGGTCCTACTGCTATTTTCTTTCAACTTTTTGCTGTTTATATCATCATCAGATTGCTCCCCTATACTGAATTCCATTGACCGTTCATCACAAGGGCAATCATAAAAGAAGACAACAGGATGAATTTTACAGTACACTTTTTGAATTTTACAGTACATAATGCAACACGTAAATCCCATAGAATAGTTTTCACATTTTCCAAGCACAGCCAAAGCTGCAATTGGCAACATCCAACTGGTAGGGGGTGATGACACTACCATACATCCTAGACAAGATGGTGTTAGGAGACCTCAGTACAAAACCCCACAATTTTCGCACCCCCTTGTGCTTTACATGAAACCAACTCATAAAATGCCTGGGCACAGCAGACTTTGGAAGCAACAGAAAGAATACAACGTCTCACCACACAATTTCAGATTCTCACAGGTACAAAAATGATTTACCACTGCCCCTCGGCCAGCCCATCCTTAGGATGGTGGAAGCCTTCAGTCTTGTGGGCATCATCATTTAAATTGACCTTCAGCATCTCATTTGCGTTACACCCAACTGCCAGATCCCGATGCAGTCATAATCTGATCCTGGCGCATAGGACTTGGCGACAGGTGCAAACCGGAAGAACTGGATGAGGCTATCGTGCCCTTTGTTACATGCTGTTGTCAACAAACACAAAACACTCAGCAGTTCTTATGGGGAGAGTTAGGCATATAGCTATGCAAATAATTAACTGCCATAAAAACTGTAACAGAATGAAGATCCTGCTGTTGCATAAAGTGAATAAATTTTGTTTAAAGTTTCTTCCATCATATTCCTGTACTCATTGAAATAATGATGCCCATAGGTTGAGTTTCAATACACATGTGAATAGAATTAGCATATGATGATCCCATATGAAACAGAACACCCTAAATGTAACTGGCAATATGAGCTACTTGCTTGACCGCTGCTCTGAACCAGGTGGCCACCTAAAACACACTCTTCTTGCAGTACCAGAAACGCAACTTTACAGAAATGTGACGATAAACTATTAAGATCTACAGGCAACTGGTACTAGCTAACAGAGAGGTAGCCAAAAGAAATAGCACAAGAGGTTGGGCTCAAAGCATAATTTCATAAGTAGCTACCAGTTCCCAGTGAAGTAGCAGGTAACATGAGGAGCAGTACCAATTAATTCATTTCCAATAAACCTTTGAAACAAATAAGCCTACCTGTTTGTTGACATGCGAATAAATCAAAAAGACACCGACATGCATTCTCCACTGGTGACAGATTTGGTTCAAGAGAAGCTGACAGCAAAGGGCGTAATAAAGCTCTTGACAAGCCCAAAGCTGCAGGATAACCGTAAACTATTTTGTACGAAGTGAACATATACATTTCATAGCCTAGGCTTATAGGGTGTAATCTAGACAGCTAGGTCAAGTTTTGGTCATGTTCTATTTTGTTTCTTAggctagttcttttttttttgaactatcTCTTATATTTGGTCCCCGTATGAGAGAGGGAAGCTGTATGGGgaccttttttctctctctaatACAATGaagcgcagctctcctgcgttttctaaaaaaaatatacatttCATAGCATTACCAAGCATAGAAATACACACTTGAGCCATGAGTGCACTGGTAATAGGTCCATTGGTTTTAAGTGTTTGGGCAATTTTTCCACTCCTTACATCCCATAACCCATTAAGTGGCCAAACTAATTGATCAAGCAGAAAGAAGAATATAATCTTAAATTCTGACAAGGAACTCTGTAAAGATACAATTTGTTTACCGCTGTATAACACTAGGGGAACTCAGTAAAGATGTAACTTTAAGTGGAGTTCTACAAAACTATTGAGAAGGTTCTTGGAAACTTTTGGTGGCAAATAATTAACTTTATCAATTCAGATTCATATATCCAGCAAACTAGAGTCCCTGATGCATGTGCCAAATTGATTTGTGTGTTTGACATACATTGGACAGTCACattcttcagagttcagaggcAGCCTGTGCAATTCAAATGAGAGTGGATGTCCAGAATGGACACATAACACGGTAGAGCATCATATCGTAAAGAATTAGTGAATAGTATCTATGAATCTCATGGTGGTTTTATGTGATGTATAGTCACACTCATTTGACCATCCAACCAGGAAAATCCACTCAACTGTCAGCAGACCACTCACCCAGAAACTCCAAGTACATCCAATCAGATTTCATAACCAACTTCCATAAACCATACATCACATACATGCAGCAACGAATGGCAAAAGCCAGTCATTTTAGGTTCTCTGCACAATTTACAATCCTAGCCAAACAAGTTAAATGAGAATACGAATTGCAGTCATTTCTGGTTCAGTTTTCCATCCTTTCTTGCTCTTTTCTTCCTTGGGTCTGACCTACAAGCAAAGATGTAGGCTTCCACGTAGGAAAGAGCCTTGACCAACAGGTCGCTCCTTTAGTTGAAGTATCGGGCCCATTTGGTCTGACCAACGCACCGGCCACGTTCAACAATTTGATGAACATGGTATTCAAACCACTGCTGAGAAGGTTTGTACTCGCGCCCTACGGAGTTGTACAAAGTCAGCAACCGTTACCTTTTCGCACAACACTTAAATGAGTCACTGACTGGTTTTTCCTACTGTCTAGAGAGTAGAGACTGATTTCAGCCTTGCACCACTGTAGAATCTCGCCTTGCAAATTTCTTCCACTGCCAGCTCAACCGTTCACTCATGACAACAGCTTGGCCATTCAACAGTTACTCCTCCGCTGCTTGCTGCCGATGCTGACGCCGGAATAACACAAACACAGACGCCTCATCCTTTCGTCTCTGAATCTGATGGAGACGCAGATTAGACTTGGAGAGATCTTGCCTTCGGGAGAAGCTAGCAGAGCACCATACGCGAGTCCGTTGCCTGACATACAGGGCAGTGCGAATCATTATATTCGTCAGAGTTTTTCACACGCGAAATCACGCCTGGGGACTCGGCGGCGCTCATGGTCGATCGACAGGACGGTGCTGCATATATACCCTGCTTGCTGCTTTCTGCTGGAAAGAAGCGACATATATGTAAAGCACACAAAAATTAGATGGAACAAAATCCAAAACGTTTGGAGAAAGGCGAACACAGTAGATCAGGCAATGATCTCTGTTCTTGTGAGCAGCATCTGGCTAGCAAAAAATAAAGCGAAATTTTTTTCATTGACTGCCCTGCCTCATAACACTAGTCTTGGTCATCAGTGCGGACGATGATAATTGATACACTCTTATCAGCTGTTGATGATCTTGGCCCCAAATCGGATCTAGAAGCATAAATTAGTTTTCAATCAGAGTACCTTTGACTCATAATTTAGTGGTGACTCACGCGCCAAGACTTTGACTAATGGGTCGTTAATCCTTGTCCCATTCATCGCACGCCAAGAGCCCACTGGCTACATCTTATAAGAGTCTGAGGAACCACACCATATCCGAGCCTCAAgctcacacacacacgcacactaACACTAACACTGACAGAAATGGTTCACTCCTATCTCCTCCTCCTAGTGTTCCTCTCTTTCATCTCCAGCTCGCCATCCATGTCGCAGACCAACTCCAGCGACTATGAGACACTCCTAACTGTCAAGAAAGCCTGGGGCAGCCCTTCTGCTCTCAGCTCATGGATTTCCCAGAACTCTTCCTACTGCAGCTGGGCAGGGGTAAGCTGCAACAATGGCCGAGTGACCAAGCTCTCCTTTCAAAATTTCAACATAATCAATCCGATCCCAGCTTCCATTTGTAGCCTCAAGAACCTGTCCTACCTAGACCTTTCCTACAACAACCTCACCGACCAGTTCCCGACGGTGCTCTATGGCTGCTCGGCTCTGAGCTACCTCGACCTGTCCAACAATCTCTTCTCCGGTGCCCTCCCGGCCGACATCGATAAATTGTCGTCGGAGATGGAGCACCTCAACTTGTCGTTCAATGGCTTCACAGGAAGCGTGCCATCAGCAATTGCTGTCTTCCCCAAGCTCAAGTCCCTTGTTCTTGACACTAATAGCTTCAACGGGACATACCCGGCCTCGGCCATTGCAGAGCTCAACGAGCTCGAGACGCTAACTCTAGCAGATAATCATTTCGCGCCAGGCCTGATCCCTGATGAGTTCAGCAAGCTTACCAATCTGAAGACGCTGTGGCTGTCAGGGATGAGCCTTACTGGTGGCATCCCCGACAAACTCTCGTCGCTCACTGAGCTGACCATGTTGGCTCTGTACAGCAACAAGCTTCACGGTGAAATCCCGGCATGGGTTTGGAAGCTTCCGAAGCTTGAGTTCCTGTACCTTTACGCGAACAGCTTCACCGGTGGGATTGAGCCCGAGGTCACGTGCTTCAAATTGCAGCAGCTCGACCTGTCTTCGAACTTGCTCACCGGAACGATACCGGAGGCGATCGGCAAGATGAAGAACTTGACAATGCTCTATTTATACTACAACAACCTCACCGGGTCGATTCCTCCGAGCATCGGGCTGCTCCCCAACCTCGCTGAGATCTGGCTATTCAATAACATGCTCTCCGGACccctcccgccggagctcgggaAGCACTCGCCACTCGGCAGCCTGGAAGTGGGCAACAACTTGCTCTCCGGCAAGCTTCCAGACACCCTCTGCTACAACAAGAAGCTGTACGACCTCGTGGTGTCCAACAACAGCTTCTCCGGCGTGTTGCCGGCGAACATTGGGGATTGCCACACACTGGACAACATCATGGCGTACAACAACAACTTCACCGGGGAGTTCCCAGAGAAGGTATGGGCGTTACCTATGCTGACCATTGTCATGATACAGAACAACGGCTTCACCGGCACTCTGCCCTGTGTGATATCCCCCAACATGATACGGATTCAGATGGGGAACAATCTGTTCTCCGGTGCCGTGTGTTAGAGATATAATGTTTTGTAATCTTGTATACCACGAGATAAGCTTTGGCCGGTGTTGTAGTCTATCTAGGAGATAGAGTTTGTTGTAATCAGAATTGAAGAGATTTTGTATAGTTTGCTTAGAGATCAAGGCATATCTCTAGGTGTCTATATATTGTAAAGCTCCCTATGCAATTACACATCTTCAATCAACACGCAACCGTCGCACCCAAGGATCAGGGTTGATATTCTCCCACGCTTTAACGCCTCTGAAActttacatggtaatcagagcttaAGATTGATTCCATGGCATCCAGTTCAAGCACCTCCAACCCACTGCTTGGCGTTCAGATCACCGAGAAGCTTGCCAAGACCAACCACGTGCTTTGGAAGGTGGAGGTGCTCACCGCTATACGTGGTGCGCGTATGGAGGGTCATGTCACCAGCAAGGCCGTCGCTCCAGTTGCTGTGATCAACAAGAAGAAGGCCGACAACACTATCGTTGCTACGCCAAATCCGACGTACGAGGAGTGGTATGCCTGGGACCAATAGGTCCTAGGGCTGATCTTCTCATCGGTGGGGAAGGACATCCTCGCCTAGATTGCCGCTGCAAAGACAGCGGTGCAGGCATGGGATGAGGTGGAGCGCATGTTTTCTGCCCAGACTCGTGCCAGGACAATGAATGTGCGATTTGCACTTACAACTACCAAGAAAGGTAACTTGTCCATTGTTGATTATTTTGCCAAGATGAAAGGATACGCAGATGAGATGCTTACTGCTGGGAAGCCTATGGATGATGAAGAATTTGCCTCCCACATCTGCAACGGC contains:
- the LOC105914979 gene encoding receptor-like protein kinase HSL1; protein product: MVHSYLLLLVFLSFISSSPSMSQTNSSDYETLLTVKKAWGSPSALSSWISQNSSYCSWAGVSCNNGRVTKLSFQNFNIINPIPASICSLKNLSYLDLSYNNLTDQFPTVLYGCSALSYLDLSNNLFSGALPADIDKLSSEMEHLNLSFNGFTGSVPSAIAVFPKLKSLVLDTNSFNGTYPASAIAELNELETLTLADNHFAPGLIPDEFSKLTNLKTLWLSGMSLTGGIPDKLSSLTELTMLALYSNKLHGEIPAWVWKLPKLEFLYLYANSFTGGIEPEVTCFKLQQLDLSSNLLTGTIPEAIGKMKNLTMLYLYYNNLTGSIPPSIGLLPNLAEIWLFNNMLSGPLPPELGKHSPLGSLEVGNNLLSGKLPDTLCYNKKLYDLVVSNNSFSGVLPANIGDCHTLDNIMAYNNNFTGEFPEKVWALPMLTIVMIQNNGFTGTLPCVISPNMIRIQMGNNLFSGAVC